In Bactrocera neohumeralis isolate Rockhampton chromosome 5, APGP_CSIRO_Bneo_wtdbg2-racon-allhic-juicebox.fasta_v2, whole genome shotgun sequence, the genomic window TATGATTCTTACTTTGTATTCGATTGATAGGATTATACTTACCGATGAAAGAAGGATACTTTTATAGCATGGAACAATTGTTACAGATTTGTTTTAAATAGTACCATCGCTAGACGCCTTACCAAATTgtgcaaaagaaaaatattttgttttcaaaactttgtTTGGTTCAGAACGGTTTTAACAATGATTTcgtctaaaattaatttacagtTCAGGGATAAAAAGTCTCCTTCCACTTCTTTTTACTCTTTGGGCCTTCTGGTCGCAATGCTCTTGGTATGTACTCCTTTTGATGTTGATCCAATGTTCTCAACCATGGATTTATGCCTAACTCAAAGAAGCGACGTTTTGGCTCCATGACTCTCGTTTtgttatcaattttataaatcTTTTCCCAAAGATAGATTTCAGGGATAGCTAAATGTCGAGGTCGATTGGACATTAAATCTTTAAATACACGTTCTAAAAATTCGCGCTTTTCCGCATTTTCATAGTCAGCTATATACTTTACATCTGATCCCAAATAGGGTTGCCTTTCGCTTGCAGATCTATGGATCTCCGGTGCATTTATATAAAAGCGTATAAGATATCGCAAGACATCCTCGTTAAAATCAACAACTTTACCAGAACTATTTATTTCACCATAGAGTTTCATCTCGGCAGTTCCTCGGCAAAAATTAACTTTCGGATTATCATCTACATGATGTGAATGTACAAGTAACGTATTTAATTGGTATTCGTAAAATGACCAATCACGTCCATTTGTTACAATGGTTTGTGTATTCATTGGATACGTAAGATCGTTAAAAGTATTAAATCCGTTGTAACTAGCTTGTGCTAATAACCAAGAATAGCTACTTTGAATTGCATGAGCGTGTAAAGCCTCTTTGAAATCTTCAACTCCGTATGTATCTGGTCTTATTTGAAGAAAAGCTCGTGACTGATAAGAAATGCTCCCAAAAATATTTCCACTGCCAGGCCAGAACCCTTAatataaaacacaattttttatttatccaaaaaaacgagttttttttCTACCTGGAATATTTGTTAGGTGTTGATGACTACAGACATATCCTAGGGTACGTGGATCATAGTTAAAACGTGGTATAGTTTTCGCCAATTCGATATTTGTTGATTCCGACTCGTTTTTCCATGGAGTGAGTTGGTTCCGATGTCTTATTGCAAGAAAAGGCTTTCCTGAATATTGCATGAGGCGGTCATAAGGATTGTTTGCCATTTCTTTTTGCCATTTACGACCCTTTTTACTCTTCACAACGTTTTTTGGAGGATTTATACCACCCACTGACCAAAAAGCTTCGTGTCTTGGACTGTAATCAATTTCCGATTCTTGGAGATGAAGAAAATCACTTGACAATACATTAATTAGTGTTCGATTCACTTGTTCAACAATAAGTCGGGCGAATATATTTTCCCTTTCCTGTGGTTCCATATTCGCTGCATCTGGATATGCATTACTAGAAaaaatgtacttatataaaaaaatatatgatattaTTACACAACTTACCTAAAATAATCGTTTACATATTCTATTCCTTCTTGTATATCAGATTTAATTGATTCAATATATACTTCCAATTTTTTATCAACTGTTTGTGCGGTTTCTTGTAAAGGATCTTTAATCTTAACATCTTCGTAAATAGTGCGAGTGTAGTGCTGCATGGCAGGCAAACAGTTGTATGGCACTTTCGAGTCACTCAAATCTACTACTTTGAATCCATAATAACGAGGCATGTTAATCTTGATTAACTTCTCTTCCACGGTCGGTACTTTACGTATTTCCTCATGCCAACTCTTAGTGTCACGCAGTTTGCGTGCTTTAAATGATAAATCTTTTATTTCGGGATAAATTGGCTCATCAGTATACTCGGTATTATCGCGTGCATTGCTTGCTTTGGTCGATGTTGCTACTGTTGACTGTAACCGAGATGTAAGACAAGGTGATGTACAAAGTATCTGTAGTTTCCTACAGGTTTCCCATCTTATACCTAAACTTAACATCTTTGACCACACAAAACTATtccaatataaataattt contains:
- the LOC126759121 gene encoding 39S ribosomal protein S30, mitochondrial; translated protein: MLSLGIRWETCRKLQILCTSPCLTSRLQSTVATSTKASNARDNTEYTDEPIYPEIKDLSFKARKLRDTKSWHEEIRKVPTVEEKLIKINMPRYYGFKVVDLSDSKVPYNCLPAMQHYTRTIYEDVKIKDPLQETAQTVDKKLEVYIESIKSDIQEGIEYVNDYFSNAYPDAANMEPQERENIFARLIVEQVNRTLINVLSSDFLHLQESEIDYSPRHEAFWSVGGINPPKNVVKSKKGRKWQKEMANNPYDRLMQYSGKPFLAIRHRNQLTPWKNESESTNIELAKTIPRFNYDPRTLGYVCSHQHLTNIPGFWPGSGNIFGSISYQSRAFLQIRPDTYGVEDFKEALHAHAIQSSYSWLLAQASYNGFNTFNDLTYPMNTQTIVTNGRDWSFYEYQLNTLLVHSHHVDDNPKVNFCRGTAEMKLYGEINSSGKVVDFNEDVLRYLIRFYINAPEIHRSASERQPYLGSDVKYIADYENAEKREFLERVFKDLMSNRPRHLAIPEIYLWEKIYKIDNKTRVMEPKRRFFELGINPWLRTLDQHQKEYIPRALRPEGPKSKKKWKETFYP